One Mucilaginibacter ginkgonis genomic region harbors:
- a CDS encoding CsbD family protein, which produces MDKDRTDGILEQAKGAVKEAAGKITGDAKLEAEGKTDKAAGKVQNAVGGIKDALKED; this is translated from the coding sequence ATGGATAAGGACAGAACAGACGGCATACTTGAGCAAGCGAAAGGTGCCGTGAAAGAAGCAGCCGGCAAAATAACCGGTGATGCAAAGCTGGAAGCTGAAGGTAAGACCGATAAAGCTGCAGGCAAAGTGCAAAACGCCGTAGGTGGAATCAAAGACGCACTCAAAGAAGACTAA